A window from Citrus sinensis cultivar Valencia sweet orange chromosome 3, DVS_A1.0, whole genome shotgun sequence encodes these proteins:
- the LOC102623035 gene encoding glucan endo-1,3-beta-glucosidase 13 yields the protein MLLKGHCLYFIYFVPISICNALSRFTISTNLLNIYLHIPQRGRIRHQRNTTMEGTRHALAFFLLALALLFWFADCSGHAELSSTHSNGRVQEERRNEGVVTSWCIAKPSTDDESLNHNIDYSCRQKGVDCRPIQPGGSCFNPDSIISHASFAMNLFYKSAGKNYWNCHFNGTGLIVTQNPSWGTCKYPA from the exons ATGTTACTCAAAGGgcattgtttatattttatatattttgtaccCATCTCCATCTGTAATGCACTCTCTCGTTTCACTATAAGTACCAATCTCCTCAATATTTACTTGCACATTCCCCAGCGAGGTAGGATTAGGCACCAACGCAACACAACAATGGAGGGCACAAGACACGCTTTGGCGTTTTTCCTTCTAGCATTAGCTTTGCTGTTCTGGTTTGCGGATTGTTCAG GGCATGCGGAGTTAAGTAGTACGCATTCTAATGGAAGAGTCCAAGAAGAGAGG aGAAATGAAGGCGTGGTGACCAGCTGGTGCATTGCTAAGCCATCAACAGACGATGAGAGCCTCAATCACAACATTGATTACAGCTGTCGGCAGAAGGGAGTGGACTGTAGGCCAATTCAGCCAGGTGGCAGCTGCTTCAATCCAGACAGTATCATATCGCATGCTTCTTTTGCTATGAATCTCTTTTACAAGTCAGCTGGCAAGAATTACTGGAACTGCCACTTCAATGGCACTGGTCTCATCGTCACCCAGAATCCAT CTTGGGGCACCTGCAAGTATCCAGCATGA
- the LOC102623311 gene encoding squamosa promoter-binding-like protein 1, with protein sequence METRFRGEAHHFYGMNSMDLRAVGKKTLEWDLNDWKWDGDLFIASKLNPAPNENIGRQFFPLAVGNSSNSSSSCSDEVNLGIENGKREVEKKRRAVVVEDHNSYEVAAGGLSLKLGGNGHPLSEREMGNWAGSSGKKTKFGGGSSSRAVCQVEDCGADLSNAKDYHRRHKVCEMHSKASRALVGNVMQRFCQQCSRFHVLQEFDEGKRSCRRRLAGHNKRRRKTNPDAVANGSSPNNDQTSGYLLISLLRILSNMHSSRSDQRTDQDLLSHLLRGLASPAGENGGRGISGLLQEHQDMLNERTSAGNSEVVQAFLANGQGCPTPFRQQLNATVSEMPQQVSLPHDARGAEDQDGNVAQIKMNNFDLNDVYIDSDDGTEDVERSPVPANLGTSSIDCPSWVRQDSQQSSPPQTSGNSDSASAQSPSSSSDAQSRTDRIVFKLFGKEPNDFPLVLRAQILDWLSHSPSDMESYIRPGCVILTIYLRQAEAAWEELCCDLTFSLSRLLDLSNDSFWTSGWVYARVQHQIAFIYNGQVVLDTSLPPRSNNYSKILSVKPIAVPASERAQFFVKGINLGRSATRLLCAVEGKYMVQEATHELLDDVDGFKELDELQCVNFSCSIPAVTGRGFIEIEDHGFSSTFFPFIVAEEDVCSEIRMLESALEFNRTDADVERFGKIDTKNQAMDFIHEIGWLFHRSQSKSRLGHLDPNTDLFPLRRFKWLIEFSMDHEWCAVVKKLLHILLDGTVSLGEHPSLDLALTELGLLHRAVRKNSRPLVDLLLRFVPLEVSDRLGSENKALVDGVHKGFLFRPDVIGPAGLTPIHIAAGKDGSEDVLDALTDDPGMVGIEAWKNARDSSGSTPEDYARLRGHYSYIHLVQKKINKRPNGGHVVVDICGVVPDSNIYQKQNNESTASFEIGQTPVRPTQHNCKLCHQKLGYATASRSLVYKPAMLSMVAIAAVCVCVALLFKSCPEVLYVFRPFRWEMLDYGTS encoded by the exons ATGGAGACTAGATTTAGAGGTGAAGCTCACCATTTTTATGGTATGAATTCCATGGATTTGCGAGCAGTGGGTAAGAAAACACTAGAGTGGGACTTGAATGATTGGAAATGGGATGGTGATCTTTTCATTGCCAGCAAATTGAATCCAGCACCTAATGAAAACATAGGCCGGCAATTTTTCCCTCTTGCAGTTGGAAATTCATCAAATAGCTCCTCCTCTTGTTCTGATGAAGTGAATTTAGGAATTGAGAATGGGAAGAGGGAAGTGGAGAAGAAAAGGAGGGCTGTTGTTGTTGAAGATCATAATTCGTATGAGGTGGCAGCAGGTGGACTTTCTTTGAAGCTTGGTGGGAATGGCCATCCACTTAGTGAGAGGGAGATGGGAAATTGGGCAGGAAGTAGTGGGAAGAAGACTAAGTTTGGTGGAGGTTCTTCAAGTCGTGCAGTTTGTCAGGTGGAGGACTGCGGGGCTGATCTAAGCAATGCCAAGGATTATCATAGGCGGCATAAGGTCTGTGAGATGCACTCTAAGGCTAGTAGGGCACTTGTGGGAAACGTAATGCAGCGGTTTTGTCAACAATGTAGTAG GTTTCATGTCCTTCAAGAGTTTGATGAGGGGAAAAGAAGTTGTCGCAGACGTTTGGCAGGCCATAATAAGCGTAGGAGGAAAACTAATCCCGATGCTGTTGCTAATGGAAGTTCACCTAACAATGATCAGACTAGTGGCTATCTGTTGATAAGTCTCTTGAGAATACTTTCTAATATGCATT CCAGTAGATCAGACCAGAGAACAGATCAGGATCTGCTGTCTCATCTTCTAAGGGGCCTTGCAAGCCCTGCTGGTGAAAATGGGGGAAGAGGCATCTCTGGCCTCTTGCAGGAACATCAAGATATGCTGAATGAGCGAACTTCTGCTGGAAATTCGGAAGTAGTTCAAGCTTTTCTTGCAAATGGTCAAGGCTGTCCTACTCCATTTAGACAACAATTAAATGCAACTGTATCTGAGATGCCACAGCAAGTTTCACTGCCCCATGATGCTAGGGGTGCCGAAGATCAAGATGGTAATGTTGCGCAGatcaaaatgaataattttgatCTTAATGATGTATATATCGACTCTGATGATGGCACAGAAGACGTAGAAAGATCACCTGTCCCTGCAAATTTGGGGACTAGCTCCATTGATTGTCCTTCATGGGTTCGACAAGACTCTCAACAGTCAAGTCCACCTCAGACAAGTGGGAACTCAGATTCAGCATCAGCTCAGTCACCTTCTAGTTCAAGTGATGCTCAG AGCCGTACAGATCGAATTGTGTTTAAGCTATTTGGGAAAGAACCAAATGATTTTCCTCTTGTGTTGCGAGCACAG ATTCTTGATTGGTTATCTCACAGTCCTTCCGACATGGAGAGCTATATTAGGCCTGGTTGCGTCATTTTGACAATTTATCTTCGTCAGGCTGAAGCTGCATGGGAGGAA CTTTGCTGTGATCTGACTTTCAGTTTGAGTAGGCTCTTGGATCTCTCGAATGACTCTTTTTGGACAAGTGGATGGGTTTATGCTAGGGTGCAGCATCAGATAGCATTCATTTACAATG GTCAGGTTGTTTTGGACACGTCATTGCCTCCTAGAAGTAACAACTACAGTAAAATATTAAGTGTCAAACCAATTGCAGTACCTGCATCAGAGAGGGctcaattttttgttaaaggcATCAATCTGGGTCGGTCAGCTACAAG gttactcTGTGCTGTAGAAGGGAAATATATGGTTCAAGAAGCTACTCATGAGTTACTGGATGATGTTGACGGCTTCAAAGAGCTTGATGAGCTCCAGTGTGTCAACTTTTCTTGCTCAATTCCTGCTGTGACTGGAAGAGGATTTATTGAg ATTGAAGATCATGGTTTTAGCAGCACTTTCTTCCCGTTTATAGTTGCAGAGGAGGATGTTTGTTCGGAGATCCGTATGCTTGAAAGTGCATTGGAGTTTAACAGAACTGATGCAGATGTTGAGCGATTTGGAAAAATAGATACCAAAAACCAAGCTATGGACTTCATTCATGAAATTGGTTGGCTCTTTCACAGAAGTCAATCGAAGTCTAGACTTGGGCACTTGGATCCTAATACAGACCTCTTTCCTTTACGACGGTTCAAATGGCTCATTGAATTCTCCATGGACCATGAGTGGTGTGCTGTAGTAAAAAAGCTCCTACATATACTGCTTGATGGAACCGTGAGTTTGGGGGAGCACCCATCTCTGGACCTTGCACTGACAGAGCTGGGACTTCTTCACAGAGCTGTGAGGAAAAATTCTCGTCCTCTGGTGGATCTCCTTTTGAGATTTGTTCCGCTAGAAGTTTCTGATAGATTAGGATCTGAAAACAAGGCACTTGTTGATGGTGTCCATAAAGGCTTCTTGTTTAGACCTGATGTCATTGGCCCTGCAGGTTTGACCCCAATTCACATTGCAGCTGGTAAGGATGGCTCTGAGGATGTACTGGATGCATTAACTGATGATCCTGGAATG GTGGGAATTGAAGCGTGGAAGAATGCTCGTGACAGCTCAGGCTCTACACCCGAAGATTATGCTCGTTTGCGTGGCCACTATTCATACATCCACCTGGTACAGAAGAAGATTAATAAGAGACCAAATGGTGGACACGTAGTAGTGGACATATGTGGTGTTGTTCCTGACTCTAACATATACCAGAAGCAAAATAATGAGTCGACTGCCAGTTTTGAGATTGGGCAGACTCCAGTAAGACCCACGCAGCATAACTGCAAGCTCTGCCATCAGAAGTTGGGTTATGCAACAGCCAGCAGATCTCTTGTGTACAAACCTGCTATGCTCTCAATGGTGGCTATTGCTGCTGTCTGTGTGTGCGTGGCTCTTCTATTTAAAAGTTGCCCTGAAGTTCTGTATGTGTTCCGTCCATTCAGATGGGAAATGCTGGACTATGGAACAAGCTGA
- the LOC102623610 gene encoding pto-interacting protein 1 has translation MSCFGCCEEDDMHKAADNGNAYMVKSSAGTDGAYHASEAAPKGAQAVKVQPIEVPAISVDELKEITENFGTNALIGEGSYGRVYYGILKSGHAAAIKKLDASKQPDEEFLAQVSMVSRLKHENFVQLLGYCVDGTSRVLAYEFASNGSLHDILHGRKGVKGAQPGPVLSWQQRVKIAVGAAKGLEYLHEKADPHIIHRDIKSSNVLIFDDDVAKIADFDLSNQAPDMAARLHSTRVLGTFGYHAPEYAMTGQLNAKSDVYSFGVVLLELLTGRKPVDHTLPRGQQSLVTWATPKLSEDKVRQCVDARLGGDYPPKAVAKMAAVAALCVQYEADFRPNMSIVVKALQPLLNARPGPAGESAS, from the exons ATGAGCTGCTTCGGCTGTTGTGAAGAAGATGATATGCATAAAGCTGCTGACAATGGCAATGCATACATGGTTAAAAGTTCAGCAG GAACTGATGGAGCCTATCATGCATCTGAAGCAGCACCTAAGGGTGCTCAAGCTGTGAAAGTCCAGCCCATTGAAGTCCCAGCAATTTCAGTGGATGAATTGAAGGAAATTACTGAGAACTTTGGGACTAATGCTTTGATTGGAGAAGGTTCATATGGAAGAGTATATTATGGGATTCTTAAAAGTGGACATGCTGCAGCAATAAAAAAGTTGGATGCCAGCAAGCAACCTGATGAGGAGTTTTTAGCACAG GTTTCCATGGTATCAAGGTTGAAGCATGAAAACTTTGTTCAGCTGCTCGGGTATTGTGTTGATGGGACTTCCCGTGTGCTTGCCTACGAGTTTGCATCTAATGGATCTCTTCATGATATTCTTCATG GGAGGAAAGGTGTAAAAGGAGCTCAGCCTGGTCCTGTTTTGTCATGGCAACAGCGAGTGAAAATTGCTGTAGGGGCTGCGAAAGGGCTTGAATACTTGCATGAGAAGGCAGATCCTCATATTATCCATCGCGATATTAAGTCCAGCAATGTACTaatttttgatgatgatgtaGCAAAGATTGCCGACTTTGATTTATCTAATCAAGCTCCTGATATGGCAGCTCGCCTTCATTCTACTCGTGTTCTTGGAACTTTTGGTTATCATGCTCCTGA GTATGCAATGACTGGACAGTTGAATGCAAAGAGTGATGTATACAGCTTTGGTGTTGTTCTGCTTGAGCTTCTGACAGGTCGAAAACCTGTCGATCATACACTACCACGTGGACAGCAGAGTCTAGTGACATGG GCCACACCGAAACTTAGTGAAGATAAGGTTAGGCAATGCGTTGATGCAAGACTAGGAGGAGATTATCCTCCCAAGGCAGTTGCAAAG ATGGCTGCAGTTGCTGCTCTGTGTGTTCAGTATGAAGCTGATTTCCGTCCAAATATGAGCATTGTTGTCAAAGCCCTCCAGCCCCTGCTAAATGCACGGCCTGGACCTGCTGGTGAATCAGCAAGCTAG
- the LOC102623994 gene encoding uncharacterized protein LOC102623994 isoform X2 translates to MGGDVTGTVTASVSAPMASTAERQYVTAKTSVWWDIENCQVPKNCDPHTIAQNISSALVKMNYCGPVSISAYGDTNRIPASVQHALSSTGIALNHVPAVDNPAPSNYLLISGDRDFSNALHQLRMRRYNILLAQPHKASAPLVAAAKSVWLWTSLVAGGPPLASGESLLHTNDFGTFNPEDEPVQVSQPMGNSNTGRVSDTKLKGKYTKKPTNQPSISRVASAPVPMQESKNNDYSYQFEHSQQKQFKKAPHEFFGGTGEPRSNPNFFPCHTDLSGGNGNNFSGNFRNQHLLRPNNFPMQPNFPQDNFLPHNSQNHGFRPIPPSSNGPRFPPAPPANLPDIGKLNMSEYPNYAQNCPNFHPQSGEELKSSYFESPNPASLNVPQKGHAMPGGQASNRDSLNSRHSRGPEGPPSSSSSTTFPASSNGGWGTQGRLTPSEYVQGLIGVILLALNTLKIERVVPSEANITDCIRYGEPKHRNTDVRKALNCAIEQHMVIKRSLGALPLYVPKNEKLWNCENLYGNPNQYPKEVWDRIQKFLTSSSGRSAIMASQCRYEAALILKNSCLPELALGEILKILNMVITPKKWIIHHQSGWQPVTITLAEYKSDSGSEIDSGSN, encoded by the exons ATGGGAGGAGATGTGACCGGAACCGTGACCGCCTCCGTGTCTGCGCCCATGGCGTCTACTGCGGAGCGACAGTACGTGACTGCGAAGACGTCGGTGTGGTGGGACATAGAGAACTGCCAGGTGCCGAAGAACTGTGATCCTCACACGATAGCGCAGAACATCAGCTCCGCCCTGGTCAAGATGAACTACTGTGGTCCCGTCTCTATCTCCGCCTACGGCGACACCAATCGGATCCCCGCGTCTGTGCAGCACGCGCTCTCCAGTACTGGCATTGCTCTCAATCACGTCCCTGCTG TGGACAACCCTGCTCCCTCGAATTATCTGCTGATTTCCGGAGATAGAGATTTTTCTAATGCTCTCCATCAATTGCGAATGAGGAGGTATAATATTCTTTTGGCACAGCCACACAAGGCATCGGCACCACTTGTTGCAGCAGCTAAGAGTGTATGGCTTTGGACAAGCCTTGTAGCTGGAGGACCCCCACTTGCTAGTGGTGAATCTCTGCTTCATACTAATGATTTTGGTACCTTTAACCCTGAAGATGAACCTGTTCAAGTAAGCCAACCAATGGGAAACTCAAATACTGGAAGAGTTAgtgatacaaaattaaaagggAAGTACACAAAGAAGCCCACAAATCAGCCTAGCATATCCAGAGTTGCAAGTGCACCAGTTCCAATGCAAGAAAGTAAGAACAATGATTATTCTTACCAGTTTGAACATTCACAACAAAAGCAGTTTAAGAAAGCCCCACATGAGTTCTTTGGTGGCACTGGTGAGCCCAGGTCCAATCCTAATTTCTTCCCTTGCCATACCGATCTTTCAGGGGGCAATGGAAATAATTTCTCCGGAAATTTTCGGAATCAGCATCTTTTGAGGCCAAATAACTTCCCTATGCAACCAAATTTTCCTCAGGATAATTTTCTACCTCATAATTCTCAAAACCATGGTTTTCGTCCCATCCCTCCCAGCTCCAATGGCCCTAGATTCCCTCCAGCCCCACCTGCAAATTTGCCTGATATTGGTAAGCTAAATATGTCTGAGTATCCGAACTATGCTCAAAATTGTCCTAATTTCCATCCTCAAAGTGGAGAAGAACTCAAATCAAGCTATTTTGAGTCCCCAAATCCAGCTAGCCTAAATGTACCACAAAAAGGCCATGCCATGCCTGGTGGCCAAGCAAGTAACCGTGATTCTCTAAACAGTAGGCATTCCCGTGGTCCAGAAGGTCCACCCTCATCATCGTCCTCAACAACTTTTCCTGCTTCTAGTAATGGCGGCTGGGGGACTCAGGGACGCTTGACTCCTTCTGAATATGTACAAGGCCTTATTGGGGTTATCTTACTTGCTTTAAACACCCTGAAAATTGAGAGAGTTGTGCCGAGTGAAGCAAACATAACTGATTGCATACGTTATGGAGAACCTAAACACCGCAATACGGACGTAAGAAAAGCATTGAATTGTGCAATTGAGCAACATATGGTTATAAAGCGAAGTCTCGGTGCATTGCCGTTGTATGTTCCAAAAAATGAGAAACTATGGAATTGCGAGAACTTATATGGTAATCCTAATCAGTACCCAAAAGAGGTATGGGATCGCATACAAAAGTTTCTAACTTCCTCATCTGGAAGATCAGCAATAATGGCCTCTCAATGCAG GTATGAAGCAGCTTTGATTCTTAAAAATTCATGCTTGCCAGAGCTTGCACTTGGTGAAATTCTTAAGATCTTGAATATGGTAATCACTCCCAAGAAATGGATTATTCACCATCAGTCAGGATGGCAACCAGTAACTATTACCCTTGCAGAGTACAAAAGTGATAGTGGTTCTGAAATTGATTCTggatcaaattaa
- the LOC102623994 gene encoding uncharacterized protein LOC102623994 isoform X1 — MGGDVTGTVTASVSAPMASTAERQYVTAKTSVWWDIENCQVPKNCDPHTIAQNISSALVKMNYCGPVSISAYGDTNRIPASVQHALSSTGIALNHVPAGVKDASDKKILVDMLFWAVDNPAPSNYLLISGDRDFSNALHQLRMRRYNILLAQPHKASAPLVAAAKSVWLWTSLVAGGPPLASGESLLHTNDFGTFNPEDEPVQVSQPMGNSNTGRVSDTKLKGKYTKKPTNQPSISRVASAPVPMQESKNNDYSYQFEHSQQKQFKKAPHEFFGGTGEPRSNPNFFPCHTDLSGGNGNNFSGNFRNQHLLRPNNFPMQPNFPQDNFLPHNSQNHGFRPIPPSSNGPRFPPAPPANLPDIGKLNMSEYPNYAQNCPNFHPQSGEELKSSYFESPNPASLNVPQKGHAMPGGQASNRDSLNSRHSRGPEGPPSSSSSTTFPASSNGGWGTQGRLTPSEYVQGLIGVILLALNTLKIERVVPSEANITDCIRYGEPKHRNTDVRKALNCAIEQHMVIKRSLGALPLYVPKNEKLWNCENLYGNPNQYPKEVWDRIQKFLTSSSGRSAIMASQCRYEAALILKNSCLPELALGEILKILNMVITPKKWIIHHQSGWQPVTITLAEYKSDSGSEIDSGSN; from the exons ATGGGAGGAGATGTGACCGGAACCGTGACCGCCTCCGTGTCTGCGCCCATGGCGTCTACTGCGGAGCGACAGTACGTGACTGCGAAGACGTCGGTGTGGTGGGACATAGAGAACTGCCAGGTGCCGAAGAACTGTGATCCTCACACGATAGCGCAGAACATCAGCTCCGCCCTGGTCAAGATGAACTACTGTGGTCCCGTCTCTATCTCCGCCTACGGCGACACCAATCGGATCCCCGCGTCTGTGCAGCACGCGCTCTCCAGTACTGGCATTGCTCTCAATCACGTCCCTGCTG GTGTTAAAGATGCAAGTGACAAGAAGATTTTAGTTGACATGCTATTTTGGGCAGTGGACAACCCTGCTCCCTCGAATTATCTGCTGATTTCCGGAGATAGAGATTTTTCTAATGCTCTCCATCAATTGCGAATGAGGAGGTATAATATTCTTTTGGCACAGCCACACAAGGCATCGGCACCACTTGTTGCAGCAGCTAAGAGTGTATGGCTTTGGACAAGCCTTGTAGCTGGAGGACCCCCACTTGCTAGTGGTGAATCTCTGCTTCATACTAATGATTTTGGTACCTTTAACCCTGAAGATGAACCTGTTCAAGTAAGCCAACCAATGGGAAACTCAAATACTGGAAGAGTTAgtgatacaaaattaaaagggAAGTACACAAAGAAGCCCACAAATCAGCCTAGCATATCCAGAGTTGCAAGTGCACCAGTTCCAATGCAAGAAAGTAAGAACAATGATTATTCTTACCAGTTTGAACATTCACAACAAAAGCAGTTTAAGAAAGCCCCACATGAGTTCTTTGGTGGCACTGGTGAGCCCAGGTCCAATCCTAATTTCTTCCCTTGCCATACCGATCTTTCAGGGGGCAATGGAAATAATTTCTCCGGAAATTTTCGGAATCAGCATCTTTTGAGGCCAAATAACTTCCCTATGCAACCAAATTTTCCTCAGGATAATTTTCTACCTCATAATTCTCAAAACCATGGTTTTCGTCCCATCCCTCCCAGCTCCAATGGCCCTAGATTCCCTCCAGCCCCACCTGCAAATTTGCCTGATATTGGTAAGCTAAATATGTCTGAGTATCCGAACTATGCTCAAAATTGTCCTAATTTCCATCCTCAAAGTGGAGAAGAACTCAAATCAAGCTATTTTGAGTCCCCAAATCCAGCTAGCCTAAATGTACCACAAAAAGGCCATGCCATGCCTGGTGGCCAAGCAAGTAACCGTGATTCTCTAAACAGTAGGCATTCCCGTGGTCCAGAAGGTCCACCCTCATCATCGTCCTCAACAACTTTTCCTGCTTCTAGTAATGGCGGCTGGGGGACTCAGGGACGCTTGACTCCTTCTGAATATGTACAAGGCCTTATTGGGGTTATCTTACTTGCTTTAAACACCCTGAAAATTGAGAGAGTTGTGCCGAGTGAAGCAAACATAACTGATTGCATACGTTATGGAGAACCTAAACACCGCAATACGGACGTAAGAAAAGCATTGAATTGTGCAATTGAGCAACATATGGTTATAAAGCGAAGTCTCGGTGCATTGCCGTTGTATGTTCCAAAAAATGAGAAACTATGGAATTGCGAGAACTTATATGGTAATCCTAATCAGTACCCAAAAGAGGTATGGGATCGCATACAAAAGTTTCTAACTTCCTCATCTGGAAGATCAGCAATAATGGCCTCTCAATGCAG GTATGAAGCAGCTTTGATTCTTAAAAATTCATGCTTGCCAGAGCTTGCACTTGGTGAAATTCTTAAGATCTTGAATATGGTAATCACTCCCAAGAAATGGATTATTCACCATCAGTCAGGATGGCAACCAGTAACTATTACCCTTGCAGAGTACAAAAGTGATAGTGGTTCTGAAATTGATTCTggatcaaattaa